One Panicum virgatum strain AP13 chromosome 9K, P.virgatum_v5, whole genome shotgun sequence genomic region harbors:
- the LOC120647972 gene encoding uncharacterized protein LOC120647972 has protein sequence MGKIDVIELLMETCPNSDELLDNRGRNALHCAIEHRKEKVVQRMCWNPRFGRMVNARDGAGNTPLHLTVKHGRDRMAMLLTQDVRVNLSVMNNDGATPLDVAINELDHGYTYPMNPEVLIVQCLAWCGAHRSPRRRDECLDKHAGGSERELSKYTSLTQNRAIGSVLIATVTFGAPFTVPAAAKRPAFRAFVLCNALAFMCSTVATCLLMYAGLTTVHPRYRCRYHVWSSNLLHFGVLLVIATFAFGVHLTLSPPGA, from the coding sequence ATGGGCAAGATCGACGTCATCGAGCTGCTCATGGAGACGTGCCCCAACAGCGACGAGCTGCTGGACAACCGGGGACGGAACGCTCTGCACTGCGCCATCGAGCACAGGAAGGAGAAGGTCGTGCAGCGCATGTGCTGGAACCCGAGGTTCGGGCGAATGGTGAACGCCAGGGACGGCGCCGGGAACACGCCGCTGCACCTGACGGTGAAGCACGGGCGCGACAGGATGGCCATGCTGCTGACGCAGGACGTGAGGGTGAACCTGAGCGTCATGAACAACGACGGCGCTACGCCGCTGGACGTGGCCATCAACGAACTCGACCACGGGTACACGTACCCGATGAACCCGGAGGTCCTGATCGTGCAGTGCTTGGCGTGGTGCGGCGCCCAccgcagcccgcggcggcgggacgagtGCCTGGACAAGCACGCCGGGGGCTCCGAGAGGGAGCTCAGCAAGTACACCAGCCTGACGCAGAACCGCGCCATCGGGTCCGTGCTGATCGCGACGGTGACGTTCGGGGCGCCCTTCAccgtgcccgccgccgcgaagAGGCCGGCGTTCCGGGCCTTCGTCCTGTGCAACGCCCTGGCGTTCATGTGCTCGACAGTGGCGACGTGCCTGCTCATGTACGCGGGGCTCACCACCGTGCACCCCAGGTACCGCTGCCGCTACCACGTCTGGTCCTCCAATCTGCTCCACTTCGGCGTCCTGCTCGTCATCGCCACCTTCGCCTTCGGCGTGCACCTGACGCTCAGCCCGCCGGGAGCCTAG